CTTTGGGAAACGTGTTTCCTAGTATACTGAACATAAAGAGCCTAAGATGTCATCATGGAGCGATAACGGTTGCCGCCGATATGTGCTGTTATAAACACAATCATGTAAAATTGTTGAAAGAGTGTCGGTCACAGTTTTCTTTTGACACCGCCTCCTAGTTAGAATGCTCTTTAGGTTAGATTCCAAGCGCAGTGATTCTTCAAAGCATCGCCTTGACATGACGCAATAACAAGGCATCGAAAGCCAATCCTTTTTTACAGCCTTTTTATGCTCCCTCTGTTTGTCATGAATGAGAATCATACAGAGACATCTGTGCAAAGAATGTCATCATTATATGCAGGACTTCTCGCACTCTGCCTTCGTATAGAACGTGTTGCAGTTTACGCAGCAGCCGAATCCAATCTTGAACTCCTCACACTTCCTGGTCGTTGGATTGTACCGGTACCTGACCAGGACTGGGAAAATCAGGCATGTTCCTCCTGGTTTTGGTAGACTGCAATCTGCACAGAAGAGCCCTTGTAACTGTAGCGGCATAAATATTTAGCAAAATTGGCTGCCTTTTTGCCTTTCCCACACAGCAACAAAATGCTGGCCTTCTACACGGCTTCCGCATGATATCGTACAAGGATGAAAATTTCAGGAAGGCTTACTTTCTCCGGTAGTTCAGCTCAAATATATAATTCATCCCGCTGAATTTCTCTAACAAAACAGCTCCGGACAAATTATCAGAAATTTAATTGTGCTTTCGAATCTTAATTTGTATGGTTTTAATCTGCACAGTAAGCGCTGACAATTGTTTTCCTCTTCGTCTTACATGATTAAGGATCACTCTATCCTGTAAGAATGGTGCCGTACTCAGTATTTTATATCTTTTATTATTTTCCGTAACGATAAATTTTGTTTACATTCCGCGGCGCTCATACAGGACTCTTGAAGTGTTTGAAACTGCATTCCAGTTTAAAGCCGATACTTTGGTCTTCGCAAAAAAAGACAGTGCGGAGAACCGTTTCGATTAAGTCTATGAGATCACAAATTTGAATATTCTCTTTCTGCGAAAAGACATAGAAAACTACTTTTTCAAGgcataaaaaaataaagcggAAGCGTCATAGTTGTATATTGTCTCTCTTTGGGCTTTTTTTGACTAAGGAAAAAAAGCGCATTGGAAGTGTCAATTTTCTACTTGGTTGTCTTTTTCTCATACAAGAGATAATTTATTAATTATCAGATTGTTAAGTTCCTATTTTATGCTCCACATAGCGGCTTCTGCACGAGCTCGTTCTCTGCAAAACATTTCAGGGCAGGGCTGAAGTTCGACTTTGCCTCTTCTCAAAATATAACATTGAAGTGCGGCTACGCTTCTTTTTAACACTCAGGTGAAATAGTTGTTGCCTTGGAATTCAGTACaacactaaaaagaaaaaaatcatttcCAGCGGTGAGACCGACTATAAAATATCATGATTATTGCATAAATAATTGAAAACACGTGCACATACCTTTTTTATATGTGCATGGTGGCGCTGAAAGAAAACAAACATGAAAAGGTTAATTTTTCAATCGCTGTGCAATCAAATCATGCATTGCTCTCACTCCTGTTTCTTTTCTCCTCTTCTTTTCTAACTTATCTATTTCACATGTTGGCTTAGACATCACTTCGTCTATCACGCATGCCTAAAAATATGTGTTTTTGGCATTTAGCACCCCAGGGGTAATGGTTTCGTCCAGGTTCTCGTCCCCAGCGGGTGCCTTGTCTGATTATCTTGCTATATTTTGTCTTTGTTTCTAAGATCCAGCCGCCTGAATCGCTATATAACCAAAAGTAAAACTGACATTCAGATGCGATTGTATTATTCCTGGCGTAAAGAGGATTGATATGAGGTAATTTTAAAGGTAAGCAGCcatttcccaagcagcacaagtaattggcccaacattggagccgtattggcaaaggccggccctacaaaggaccaggatgggaccatcctgttgcaatattgggccgatgacctgtgctgcttgggttgccCCTTGTATTGAAACCCGGCAGGATATTCATCGCTGCAATGTTCTGTATAATACCATATTCACAAATGTGCATTTATATTTTATACTGCATCTGACAAGGTGCAGTCTCTCACCCTGGACCtgagaaaaacaaaaatggcgGTTCATCCCCCATTTCAACGACAAACATGGAGAATAGTTTTCAACTCAGGACCATTAGAAAGTCTCGTAGTCTCAAATTAGATTTGCGGGTGAAAGCATTGTATGTGCCCCTCCAGACTTGCAAGAAGATTTGATATGCAGTGCAGAGAAAGCTTAGTCAATTTTTATACGCCTCATAAATGCTTCCAGTCACACTCCCTTTACACATTGCTCTTggcggcacctcttcttcgtaCTAGGTTGCACGCAAGTAGCCCTTGGCGTTTTGGCTACATAAAGAGCACCCTGAAGGGAACGATGAATCTCTCTTTGACGCAGGCGTAGAGACGATCGGAGTCGCTATAGTGCTGAGGAGCCCATAGCTCACGTCAGAGCGACAAAGCCAACATAGGCCTGTGTCCTTTATTTTCTTGTCTAGCTTCTGCCCGGTTTGAGCAAGTAAAGCACAATGTGCAACGTATCGACTCAAGTACGCCATGCTCGGCACTGGCACGACCGTGCACGGGAAAGTTTAGCAGCAAACGACGGCGCTCTCGGCTTAAGACGTCACTCAGGATGCTTCAATATGCCATCGCTGATTGGTgaggggcttagagccgataacTTCTAATTGCAGTTCATAGCTCTATTGCACGCTAGAGCCCAACTCCTTTTTGAGGCGCGCATAATAACGTCGTgaccagcagcagcaacaaaaagaaACTATTTTTCGGTAGACCTTTCAAGACATTTTCAATTTAATTTAATTGGTATGGGTTGATTTGTTGATCTTACTGTAATTAAAATATTTTTTACCCAACAAATTTGAGCCCCATCACACATCGGGGAACAGGCTGCCTCTAGAAACCGTTCTACGCGCCGTGTTTCAACGATTATAGTCTTCCTTCCGAAGCTGAATATATTATACGTACAAAAAAAGGGGTTTTCTTTTGAGCTGGCGGCTTATATTCTAGGACTGCATTCTCCCCTAAACATCACTCTTGGCAGCCATTCATTTGTGCAGCGTAATGTAGCAAAAAGCATTCTACGTGGAGCAAAAACGTTACTAAATTGTATCCCGCTCCCACTATAGACAATTTTCTTAGCGTCTCTAGCAGAGCAATGATCACAGTAGCGCTTCACAAGCGCCGGACTAAATAAATGGTGTAGAAGAACACTACGCATCAAAATAACGTGGTATGCAGAATTCGCTTGAGGCTGGCAAAAGCTTGTATATATTTTGCTTAAACAAACGATATATAACTTGCACTTGAGCTGATTTTATGCTTGTCTCGGTGTTAGGTCTTCCAAATATTTTAGATAGTTTCCTTGGCTGAAGGGCGCCAGATGGGAATGTTCTCTGATTTTGGTCAGTGGCGCCACTACATTGCACAGATGTAGTGACGCCAAGATGTTAGCAACACGTGTCCCGAAAAGTGGAATGATTCCATTAGGGGAAAATAAAGTGTTCCTCCTAACGGAACAGGTTTCCATTTCTCCTCATCTGCTTCCGGTCTTATTTAGCAGGACAGATTTGTCGGAGCTATCTCTAACGTCATTCATAGCTAAAATTATTTCATCTACCCTTCGTATCAGCGGCATTCCAAACTTCCAATACCTGTTTTGTGCTTTTACTGGTTTTTATGTCATTCAAGCATGAGGGCGACTAGAGAGAGCTGTACACGATAGTGAAAACAAAATACAATTCTTTTTCCCTCTGCCTCCACTGATGGCTCACCTAGAGCTAAGTTTTGAGGGAATAGAATAATTCTCCTGCGAGACGAATACTTTCATTGACGCTCAACTTGTTACAAAATCTACAACAGTGCTATTAACTCGAATACATATTAAATCTACAAAGTACGCTTCTCTTTCAGGACAGACATAGAGCAAGGAAAAGCAAAAAATCTCACGGCAAAAAATGGAGTCTCCATATGAGACGGTAGCGAGAAGAACCGCCACCGTAAATAGAGCCACTGCTGCATTCATGGTGCCTATAGGAATAGGTTAGCCCTGCAAAGAGGTGCCGGCATTTATATAGGATGATCGCGAAAACAAGACGCAGTAGCAATGAGGAAGAACTGGGAACATTTTCCTCCACGTGGGACACCTCAATGCTAGAGTTACTACACGTGCTCTActattttttttcagtgttcaatagactatttcttttttcttatcaAACAGTATCCCAACGAACTGTGAACCTAGTAAAATAAAGTCACAGTGATGTGGCTAAAGTGAAAAATATCTTTCAATAGCACGCTCGCGGCTTCACATATGTTCGAATAGTACGATGTTGTAATATTTTTCAGTTTTGCTGTTTATAATCGATTTTATCCTGCATGTGATGTCCACGTGGGAGTAGATAAGCTTCAAGCAGGACGAATATAGAAACCTGGCCAGAAAAACACTCAGCAAACCATCCCGTGATTCCACCCCTACTCACTGCGGTACATTGCTCAAGCTTAACATTGCTGTTAGGGGGAGCGCTGGACTGCGAGTAATTCTTGTTTTTCGGTGTAGGCGCACTTCCACAGCGGAAATGTGGATATGCGTCCTTACACCAGGGAGGAGAGAAATTTTGATGAGACAGCGAGGACCAAATCTGCTCCTTGCCAAATTTTAAATGCTCATGCCATGTCCCTAATTAAATGGCAGTGAAAGATTTCCAAGTTACTTGGCGTGAAAATGTAATAAGTAAAATTTGTCGTTTTAAATTTCTTGAAGACTCAATAGTTCGCTCGATTTGCTTGCTATTCCTATTATTCTTCCAGAGCAATTGATATAAACCAAAAGCCTATAATTACTACTAGCATTGTCCAGTTTAACACCATATACAATCTTTGTCCGTTatgtttcgagactgatttattttattcactaCAAATGATTCCCCCTAACACATGTTGGTgggtatgtgtagcgccatctttttttcctaacctgagctatttatgttaattgatgtggtagccgctagatggcactaaatgtaaaaaaatacgttgtcaATAGTCGTCTGCGGATTCtaatgtgagtgaatgtggagagatagaCGTCCATCTCGAACAGCGTGTGAACATAAAATTCTGTTTGAAGCTTGGagagacagccacacagacgtataagctccttcgtgacgcttacgacaacgagacattattgcgggcgcgagtttttgagtggcacaagaggttcatttcggggagaacgtcggtggaagacgacacaaggcaggggcgcccttcaacctcacggaatgaaaacaacgtgtttcggatcaggaaaatcgtacagcaagacctcACCATTTCAGTACGCAtactatcagatgctctcgacattagtaagacaacatgccaccaaattttgcgttaTAACTtgtggaaacgaaagctgaatgccagacttgtgccgcactccctcccacaggaccagaaggacacgcgggcatcagtgagcgctgatttgctttccgagacagagaaggatgctgcattcgtcgacagcatcattgctgaagaagaaacatgttgttttcaatacgatcctcaaacaaagaggaagagcgccgaatggcggtccataAGCTCCccagcgtcgagaaaggtgcgtcgacagaagaccaaaactaacacgatgctggtgaattttttCGATGCCgcaggtgtcatacaccacgagttcgtcccacaaggccagacggtgaatcaggagatttatatccgcgtgctcaaACACATGcctgatgcactgcgacgccgtcggcCTGACTTATGGCCATCTGGACAGtgcagcattactgtacttccccatccgccatactcgcctgacctctccccatgcaatttttttcgtgtttcctcttatgaagagagccctaaatgtcgctggatgggaagcgtggaggccattgaAGGCGCCACAACAAAAGAGCTCACAGCTATGCTAACAGAAGAGTTTTCTAACTGTTTCCATGACCTTACGAAGCATTGGAAGCTAtgcatagactgcaagggagactatttcgaagtggtgctgcacaaatgatttccacgttaaacgcattttttaatggactcagtctcggaactttaaggacaaaggttgtacactTGAGGAAGTTGGGAGTCAGGAAATGCAGATTGAAAACTTTGTATAAACTCGGCATGCGCTTCATGGTTCTTGTTCCGACTAGCAGTGCTAGTACCACAAGTAGCAGCTTTAGCAATCTAGACGTACTTACTGCACGGGCGCACGTAAACGTTAGAAACATGCAATAGACTCTTCACTACTTCTCTCACTTTTAGGACGGTTTTAAAATTTGTCTTGTTGTGGTAAAATATTAAATGTAGGACTTCACTCTGCATTGATACAGCAGGCACCCTTATATTGAAATCTTTCAAGGTTTAGTTGAGTTTTAAGGCAACTGAAGAAAACGAATATACATAATTTATTTCAAACATTAGGTACTAGAGGCATGCACAATTCCGCCATCATAAGTAGTGCCCCTACCTGATGCGAAAATAAATTCAAATTATATTTGAATTCCCGGTTTCAAACAGGCCTCGTGCATCGCTGTTCCTTAGCCTGTAACGAAAATCAGGCGAGTATTAAAAAGCAGTGAAAGGAATTCTTGATGcactattttttatttgtttgaaataccttacaggcccatAGGGCAATGTGTAAGAGGGCCGGCAAAACATCAAGATCAAATTTTAAAAGGTACAAGCAAAAACAGGGAAACAAGGCCctatacatgatcagtaaaaattTTAAACACCTCAATATAATACAGAAAAGTTGACATAGTAACACAGAAATAGAAACGCATGATATGTAAAGGTAAAATTGACATAGGAACGACGAAATAAATCTAAAAAAACGGGCACAGTGTACATCACAAAAAATataaaattaaaaagcacatggCGCGTTTAGTAGCGTCAACAAAATTTAGAaaacagaaacaaacaaaaagagagaAGAAGTAAACGAAATGCGTAAAAAAATGTAAATGAGATTGCATCTACATGTTAAGATTGcttcagtgaaatgtgcaatgagTTGGTGACGGAAGGTATCAGGATTAGACAGTGAGGCGATGTTGTCTAGGAGGTTATTTCATAATCTGATTGCTCGCGCGGAAGTGCTGATACATTGAAAGCTAATGTGTCACCATAGATTTGTGTAAAACTGAGATGATTGTGCAATATTTTGGATATGCGAGTTGGGACATCTAGGTGAAATGAGCATGATCTATTGGAGTGCACGTACTTGTGAAATGATGTTAGTAAAGCGATGTCACCGCGTATGTCTAAAGATTGCAAAGAAAGATCGGTTTTAATCTTAGTGACGCTTGAATGGAAGTTATAGTTTCTTTAGATGAATCGGGCTGCCCTATTCTGAATGGTTTATAATGTGGTGACCATGTTGTAATAAGGAGACCAAATCAAGGAAGAGATATCAAGCTGTGGCcgaacaaatgttaggtatgCTAGTTTCCGAATATTCGCAGCAGAATTTcgtaagttacggcgtatgtaccctaatgactttgaggccaCAGAGCATATAGATGTGATATGAAAAGAACATGAAATATCGGACGAAAGGTTAAAACCAAGGTATTTATAATAGGATACATGGGAGAGTACGTCATCTTGAACATGGCATGTATAGTTAGAATTATGTTTCCGGCTGAATGAGATGATTTTAGATTTTTATATGTTAAGGGTCATTAACCATGAATTGCACCACTATTTAATAAGGTGAAGATCTGATAGGAGTACCACATGATGGTTAGCAGATTTAATCGGGCGGTAGATAATACAATCATATCACAGCGCATATAGATGTGATATGAAAAGACCATGAAATATCGGACGAAAGGttaacaccaaggtatttgtaataGGATACATGGGAGAGTACGTCATCTTGAATATGGCATGTATAGTTATAATTATGTTTCCGGCTGAATGAGATGATTTTACATTTTGATATGTTAAGGGTCATTAACCATTAATTGCACCACTCTTTAATAAGATGAAGACCTGATTGGAGTACCACATGATGGTTAGCAGATTTAATCGGGCGGTAGATAATACAATCATCCGCAAATATTCGCGTAGAGGAAGACACGTTCTtaggtaagtcgtttatatatatatatatagatatatatatatatatatatatatatatatatatatatatatatatatatatatatatatatatatatatatatatatatatatatatatacatatatatacatatatatatatatatatatatatatatatatatatatatatatatatatatatatatatatatataagaaataataAAGGGCCGAGTACACTGGCATGCGGCACCCCGGAGGtaactggggaaaggttagaggacTAATTATTAACAAATATGAACTGCTGGCGATCTGTGATCAAGTTTCGAAGCCAGGATAAAGTTAACCAGTCTAGATGGAGTGATGATAATTTTGTAATCATGCGGCAGTGAGCTACGCGGTCGATGATTTTggcaaaatcaagaaatatacaatCAGTTTGCAGGTTATCGTTTATATTAAAATACAAGTCAGTGGTTAGCTGAAATAACTGTGTGTCACAGGAATAACCCTTTCTAAACCCAACTTTATTACGGTAAAAAAAGTTATTGTGCTCAAGATGACAGAAAATATAAGATGCAAATATATGTTCTAGCGTTTTGCAGCAGATGCACGtgagagatattgggcgatagttttcGACTGAGGTTTTGTTTCAAGTTTTAAATATAGGTATAACTTTAGCTATTTTCCAGTTAGAGGGCAGAATTCCTGTAGTTAGTGATTGCTGTAAAATATGGAATAAGAATTTACTACTCActgaaatggtattttttaatattttagaaATAATGCCATAAGTACCAGCTGAAATAGATACCTTAAGGTTATTTATGAGACACATAATGCCTTCCTCAGTTAATTCAAAAGCTTTCATGTCTACGGCTTCTCAGCGCGTTTGTTTGCACGAGATATTTTCTGTGCTGTTATGACAGTTTTCAAATGCAATGTTTCTTATCGTTACACGTTGAGAATGTGTATGAATCAGGATATTCAGATAAAGCACCACAGCAAACCTTTTCCTCATAGAACTCTCAATATGAATTTCTTATTCAAAATAACGAGACATATTGATGTGCTATCCGCTTACTTAAAAACGAGACTGTGATAAATCTTGTCGCGAGCTTCTGCCCCACCATTTCGCATTGTGAGCTGTTCAAAACCGCATGTCTTAGACAAGGACATTCTAAGCTCTCAACAAAATCAAGGCAACAAGTGTGCAGTTTCAAATTCATTTGCCTCAAAAGAAACTTCTTTCCAGAATTCTATCTGCATCGTGCCGCGTTTAAAGTGGTGCTTAAGCTAAAGAAAGCCCTAAAAGGGGCAAAGGCGCCGCGAACCACTTCAGCATGGTCTCTAGGCAGAGCTTTTACTCACATATAAGCCGCATTGTTCGCATGGCGAAGCTGGTAACAAAGCGCATATACCAAAAGTAGCACAGAACAAAATTTCACACGAAATCTGTTGCTGCAACTTCTCGTCTTAGCTGAGCAGACTACGTCAACGACCAAAAACAAGGGCCTTTGACTAAGCCTGTAAGACGACTAAAATTCGTTTGTTTTGCTTGATAGTCATTATAAGCGATGGAAATAAAGGATTTCTTACTGATAAGCAGAAGTATAGAAATGAGGTGGCAGCAAAGCGTTAACGAAAATTCTCAAACAGAAAAAGGATTCTACATCATGTTTCATCCTTATCTAGTCAACGCACCTTATTTCATTAGTGTAGACATACTGGCGGGAGATGTCACCTGCCCTAGTGTGCAGAAGAGATTAATTTCACACCTTCGACCACTCGCGCAGCTCGGTAATATATTTTCGCCGCGATGCCTACTATATTTCATTTAcattctttgtccagaacgaaaGTACAAATGTGATATGAATCAATACAAAACGAAAgccataaaaacaaaaacaacgccAAATCCTTAAAATAGAATCCACGCTAAGGTCAGCAGACGATAAAATTTGTGCATCAGTCCAGTTTTTAATATTTACGGGATATGCACCCCCTTGATGTATCTAACCGATTGCCAAAAAGTGAACCTTACATAAAGCAGGCTTGCAATGAACCTTAACTACAAAAATATTTCATAGGCTGTGTAACCCAGAAAGAGAAGCAGTGTGAATCACTGCATCTCCAAAGTGTAGCGCAGTACTTTTAAACGTGGCATTAGAATTGAACCTTACGACATCCAAATGCGTCTGCAGAACCTCCGAAAACAGTATCACAGCGTTACACCTGCTTAAACAGCGTTGTTTGAGAAATGTCATAAAGGAAACAATTTATAGactcaaaataatttttttctgctgccttatgtTGTAGAGCATTCTCTAATATGGTGCTATCCTACGTACTCATACAAGAACTGCTAGCAAGAAATTGAGTAAAGGTGTCATTGACTTTCCATGCCGCGACAGAAAATTCACTTGCCTGGCCCCAGAAATACCCTGCATTGGTCAGATTTTCTGTGGGGCAGATAAGTCCTAGTACTTACGGTAGAAATTTTTCCCTCTTTTGATTAGTTCTTTTGTTATGGATGCTTTTTGACGGGTAATACAATGGACTTTCTAAAGTCTCTTCGTTGGACTTGTCTGCTCCTTCATTTCTGCACTCCATCAACTTTTCGAAGTGGGGATACCAGAGACTAAACGTGTGCCACGATGACCACGCGGGGCGATGtgttaaaagaaaaagttattaAATGATAGTTcagtttttgggggtttaacgcctcaaagcgactcagactatgagagacgccgtagtgaaggactacggaaatttcgaccacctggggttctttaacgtgcactgacatcgcacagcacacgggcctctagaatttcgcctcatcgaaattctaccgccgcggccgggatcaaacccgcgtctttcgggccagcagccgagcgccataaccactcagctaccacgGCGGCTTTTATTATATTAGTATAGCCAGAAAAGTTCGAATGCTGATAAACAAAAGTTCTTGTTATATGCGTTAGGGAGACGAATTCTAGGAAGTTACAAAACACAATGCGATCCCGACTGTTGTCCAGGTAGTCGCTCCGCGTGTACATCTGCACCGAGTGATTCAACGGCCAATGTTCTAATTATTTTCACGTAACTGAACCCACTGTTTGTTACCAGGAACAACGAGTGCTTGTCGTGAATGCTGCCGCCATCACGATTGTTTGCGATATACCAGGTTCATCAGTCGACCTGATGGCAAGGTGCACTATGCCGCTGCCGTAGACAGTGAATGAAACTTCTGGTACAAAACTGGTTGTATTTTATGATTCATGCAGCGCGCTGGTGTTCTGACCTCTTTTCATTGTTACTAGACAAGTAGGCCTCTTTCAAGAGAAataaaacaatatatatatatatatatatatatatatatatatatatatatatatatatatatatatatatatatatatatatatatatatatatatatatatatatatatatatatatatatatatatatatatatatatatatatatatacagtgctCTCTTCTCAATGAGAATAATGATCATTCACGAGAAGCTTAATAAAGAATCTACAACCATAGGGCTTATGTTAAAACATTTCGGTGCGCACAGGCGCACAGTACGCTTCAATTTTAAAAGGGGCAGATTGAGACGCATGACAAATACTATTCCAACAAAAGGAGGCTCCTTACGAAAGAAAAGATTAGCGTGGCTCTTAACCTCCTCCTTTAACGGCTCTATTCAGCGGCTTCTCTTCACACAGTTACCTTGTTTCTTCACATAAGCATATTTGTTACAATTAGTACAGTGCAGTTCTTACATTCTTGTCTCTGAATTTTTCAACACTGCAGTTTTTGCACATAACATTGCTTCAGGAGGTTAATACGCGCTGCTTAGAACTCACTGCACTACGCTCACTCTCTCATAACCATAAACGCGCTTTCCGCCTGCACAAAGATTACGCACTGAGAAAACTTGATACTCCTTGgacgcgatctgttggggcagcggCGTATATCAGATACCGTGGATTTGCC
The genomic region above belongs to Amblyomma americanum isolate KBUSLIRL-KWMA chromosome 9, ASM5285725v1, whole genome shotgun sequence and contains:
- the LOC144105140 gene encoding kappaPI-actitoxin-Avd3d-like; translated protein: MNAAVALFTVAVLLATVSYGDSIFCPPPCTYKKDCSLPKPGGTCLIFPVLVRYRYNPTTRKCEEFKIGFGCCVNCNTFYTKAECEKSCI